Proteins from a single region of Cytophagaceae bacterium:
- a CDS encoding DUF779 domain-containing protein, translating to MEKIKRLSASQAALELIEMLSGKFGDLMFYQAGGCCEGTQPQCFEKGGFYLRYGDVCIGDVNGFEFWVDKDLFEYWKHSHFTLDVADGYGPGGFSLETPYGKTFKVEYRLFSEEESKNLVEVRLND from the coding sequence ATGGAAAAAATTAAAAGACTGTCAGCCAGCCAGGCGGCATTGGAGTTGATTGAAATGCTTTCGGGTAAGTTTGGGGATTTGATGTTTTATCAGGCAGGAGGTTGCTGCGAAGGCACTCAGCCTCAGTGTTTTGAGAAAGGTGGGTTCTATTTAAGGTACGGAGATGTTTGTATTGGAGATGTAAATGGGTTTGAATTTTGGGTAGATAAAGATCTTTTTGAATACTGGAAACATTCACATTTCACGCTTGATGTAGCAGATGGATATGGTCCGGGTGGTTTTTCTTTAGAAACACCTTATGGTAAGACATTCAAAGTAGAATACCGTTTGTTTTCTGAGGAAGAAAGTAAAAATCTGGTTGAGGTGCGGTTAAATGATTAA
- a CDS encoding WG repeat-containing protein, protein MKISGKLLITISLITIGMMVGNVTAQTKKDFNVGYKFSNGLAKIYVNEKYGFLNREGELAFPCIFDYANDFTNNFSIVRLNDKYGIISINGLQLVEFDYDYIESYSNGLALFKKDGKFGYMNEDGKEVIPATFDYAMSFSENLAVVKINNQFGFIDKKGEVKIEPEYEFLSSFSGDLALIKKDGKFGYINNKGKIVIAPVYDQATNFKEGLATVRQDGKSHLISNKNKTITDLGYESIGPFTNGTAVFSNNGKFGLINNKGREVVSNLDYIEESSEGLLAFQLNDRWGFMDNKGTILIAPSYERVRGFSHGLAAVANNKKYGFIDNKGKVIVPLMFDYANDFSEGFACVKFQNSFIYLNEKGVEKIEISKAIGTQDQLNVKFNESQNGTLISSIDLYR, encoded by the coding sequence ATGAAAATCTCGGGAAAACTACTTATTACAATTTCACTTATTACCATCGGAATGATGGTGGGTAATGTGACAGCCCAAACTAAAAAAGACTTTAACGTTGGATACAAATTTTCCAACGGACTGGCAAAAATTTATGTCAACGAAAAATACGGTTTCCTTAACCGTGAAGGAGAGTTGGCATTTCCCTGCATTTTTGATTATGCCAATGATTTCACCAATAATTTTTCTATCGTTAGATTAAATGATAAATACGGTATCATTTCTATAAACGGTTTACAATTGGTTGAATTTGATTATGACTATATTGAGTCTTATTCAAACGGACTGGCATTGTTTAAAAAAGACGGAAAATTTGGTTATATGAATGAGGACGGAAAAGAAGTAATTCCGGCTACATTTGATTATGCCATGAGTTTCTCAGAAAATCTAGCAGTAGTTAAAATCAACAATCAGTTTGGTTTTATCGACAAAAAAGGTGAAGTAAAAATCGAACCTGAATATGAATTCCTGAGCTCATTCAGCGGAGATCTTGCCCTAATCAAAAAAGACGGCAAATTTGGATATATCAATAACAAAGGTAAAATTGTAATTGCTCCTGTTTACGATCAGGCTACCAATTTCAAAGAAGGTTTGGCCACTGTAAGACAAGATGGAAAAAGTCATTTGATCAGCAATAAAAACAAAACCATTACAGATTTAGGTTATGAAAGTATCGGACCATTCACCAATGGCACTGCAGTATTTTCCAACAATGGCAAATTTGGTTTGATAAATAACAAAGGCCGTGAGGTTGTTTCAAATCTTGATTATATCGAAGAATCTTCAGAAGGCCTGTTGGCATTCCAATTGAATGACCGTTGGGGTTTCATGGATAACAAAGGAACTATCCTTATCGCTCCTTCATACGAAAGAGTAAGAGGTTTTTCTCATGGTTTGGCAGCTGTTGCCAACAACAAAAAATACGGATTTATCGACAACAAAGGAAAAGTAATTGTTCCCTTGATGTTTGACTATGCCAACGATTTCTCTGAAGGTTTTGCTTGCGTAAAATTCCAGAATTCATTTATTTATTTGAATGAAAAAGGTGTAGAAAAAATCGAAATTTCGAAAGCTATTGGTACTCAGGATCAGTTAAATGTTAAATTTAATGAGTCGCAAAACGGTACATTGATTTCGAGCATCGATTTGTATAGATAA
- a CDS encoding HlyD family efflux transporter periplasmic adaptor subunit — MNSDFKKEYSNDDLSIKILMNSQESAEYPVQNQGFEKKEYKSSKLAGINTSMADLGLVTVKNNPPELKLKGLGKPERSDLVTEVLETPPNWLIRWGSTWTLFVLMMILAISWFVQYPDLVKGKMQITSNDLAKTVAARKEGLLDELLVKDGQKVVKNQILGRIHSLAEPTQVAKLKQTLIDIRQSKKGIENIPQFEGLGEIQPYFQAFYNTYILAESFGVSGVEAQRMSILNNDISELRDIDDKIQQQLSNYQKDYNLARDEYQNQQKLFGKKLISQNELRASESKMLNKKAQYDQLVTSLNNNKLQINQKNQDILNLKKSDKEYENKLELEVGTLLQHIQDWEELHFIKAVADGKVMFIKNIQENQMLKAGENLLYVMPEKGNWYGEMYVGQYNIGKIKPGQRVILKFDGYPYQEFGTVDGKVAYVSEIPLDSVYLLKIALPDQKSLGKNNKIQMKVGMTAGAEVVTEELRLIEKLFYEIRKYIKG; from the coding sequence ATGAACAGCGATTTTAAAAAAGAATATTCAAATGACGACCTGAGCATCAAGATTCTGATGAACTCACAGGAGTCTGCTGAGTATCCTGTTCAGAATCAGGGTTTTGAGAAAAAAGAATATAAATCTTCAAAACTTGCAGGAATTAATACCAGCATGGCAGATTTGGGTCTGGTAACTGTTAAAAACAATCCACCGGAGCTAAAACTTAAAGGCCTGGGTAAACCCGAAAGAAGCGACCTGGTAACTGAAGTGTTGGAAACTCCACCCAATTGGCTGATCCGCTGGGGAAGTACATGGACATTATTTGTGTTAATGATGATTTTAGCCATCAGTTGGTTTGTGCAGTATCCTGATCTCGTGAAAGGGAAAATGCAAATTACAAGCAATGATTTGGCAAAAACTGTAGCAGCAAGAAAAGAAGGTTTGCTCGACGAATTGCTGGTCAAAGACGGTCAAAAAGTTGTAAAAAACCAGATTTTAGGCAGAATCCATAGTCTGGCCGAACCCACTCAGGTAGCTAAGCTAAAACAAACTCTGATCGATATCCGCCAGTCCAAAAAAGGAATCGAAAATATCCCACAGTTTGAAGGTCTGGGCGAAATACAACCCTATTTTCAGGCATTTTACAATACTTATATACTTGCCGAATCTTTTGGCGTGAGTGGGGTAGAGGCACAGCGAATGAGCATTTTGAATAATGATATTTCGGAATTGCGTGATATTGACGATAAAATTCAGCAACAATTGTCCAACTACCAGAAAGATTATAATCTGGCACGGGACGAATACCAAAACCAGCAGAAGCTTTTTGGGAAAAAACTGATATCTCAAAACGAATTGAGGGCTTCTGAAAGTAAAATGCTCAATAAAAAAGCCCAATATGATCAGTTGGTGACTTCTCTCAACAATAATAAACTTCAGATCAACCAGAAAAACCAGGATATTCTGAATCTTAAAAAATCAGATAAAGAATACGAAAACAAACTGGAACTCGAGGTGGGTACTTTGCTTCAGCACATTCAGGACTGGGAAGAATTGCATTTTATTAAGGCTGTCGCCGACGGTAAAGTGATGTTTATCAAAAATATACAGGAAAACCAAATGCTTAAAGCCGGCGAAAACCTGTTGTACGTGATGCCTGAAAAAGGCAATTGGTATGGAGAAATGTACGTGGGTCAATACAATATCGGGAAAATTAAGCCCGGTCAGCGGGTCATTCTGAAATTTGACGGTTATCCTTATCAGGAATTTGGCACAGTAGATGGAAAAGTAGCTTATGTGAGTGAGATTCCTCTTGATTCAGTTTATCTGTTAAAAATTGCCTTGCCTGATCAAAAATCTTTAGGCAAAAACAATAAGATACAAATGAAAGTAGGCATGACAGCTGGTGCTGAGGTAGTAACGGAAGAATTGCGATTGATAGAGAAACTTTTCTATGAGATCAGAAAATATATTAAAGGTTAA
- a CDS encoding AraC family transcriptional regulator, translating into MLDLTAKHYENRKLENLVENRTIHTLKNAELNIFETHIQASQVMLKFQDPVLASMIKGKKVMHLHNTNSFGFLPGESVILPANELMCIDFPEATPTNPTQCLALALSETKLKEAVDILNQRGTKQNGQEWSILDYNYHFTNDIAINQILQRLIFIFTENHPSKDIFSDLLIQELVIRILQTETKSMYLKKSFTDSNNDRLSFVIKYIRENITEDLSIDILSEKAYMSESSFYRTFKHEIGATPNDFIIEERLKIAESMLRNPRVSIKEAYLASGFNSFSYFCRIFKKKKNLSPSEFKSLSNSMKNV; encoded by the coding sequence ATGCTCGACCTTACTGCGAAACACTATGAAAATCGTAAACTGGAAAATCTGGTTGAAAACCGAACGATTCATACGCTAAAAAATGCCGAGCTTAATATCTTTGAAACGCATATTCAGGCAAGCCAGGTGATGCTAAAGTTTCAGGACCCGGTTCTGGCAAGTATGATTAAAGGTAAAAAAGTGATGCACCTACATAACACTAATTCATTTGGGTTTTTGCCGGGAGAATCAGTGATTTTGCCGGCCAACGAGCTGATGTGCATAGATTTTCCGGAAGCCACCCCCACAAACCCAACCCAATGTCTTGCTTTGGCACTATCTGAAACCAAGCTAAAAGAGGCTGTTGATATTCTTAACCAGCGTGGAACCAAACAAAATGGGCAGGAGTGGAGTATTCTGGATTATAACTACCATTTCACCAATGACATCGCCATCAATCAGATATTGCAACGATTGATCTTTATTTTTACCGAAAATCATCCCTCCAAAGATATTTTTTCTGACTTACTTATTCAGGAGCTAGTCATCAGGATTCTACAGACTGAAACCAAATCGATGTATCTTAAAAAATCTTTTACCGATTCCAACAACGACCGTCTTTCTTTTGTCATTAAATACATCAGAGAAAATATTACAGAAGATCTTTCAATAGATATTCTAAGCGAAAAAGCCTACATGAGCGAGTCGAGTTTTTATCGTACGTTCAAGCATGAAATAGGTGCAACCCCAAATGATTTTATTATTGAGGAGCGTTTGAAGATCGCTGAAAGTATGTTAAGAAATCCAAGAGTAAGTATAAAAGAAGCCTATTTGGCCAGTGGATTCAATAGTTTTTCTTATTTCTGCCGGATATTTAAGAAAAAGAAAAACCTATCACCTTCAGAGTTTAAAAGCCTTTCCAACTCCATGAAAAATGTTTGA
- a CDS encoding TolC family protein — translation MRKYLFKILIFVFVNSVSGFAQKNNALTLESCLEMAINNNFDVKIAGQKANISVRNLEQSQKEKLPTLSTDFSQGFNLGRNIDPVSNQYVTQPINSATLGLTSSTTLYKGDIIKNTVSLNEKFQKSAMIDAEILKFDLKKAVTLAFLEVVLKQEILDLKIEQKKIIETQITRNNALIELGNLPKSSLIELKAQLENETLGILEAENQLLDAKNYLKKIMNTPELEIKEVNEPLVPDLSKASINKTDNLVGLPLLLQKKLNVDIAENQIKLKEGTKKPSLFFTGGLFTNYSSQANRRIKFIGEPQQVIQVSENQFISINGNNFPLNVVSQVPKTEEVRFGYLSQLFSNIGLGLKLNLEYPILDKNYRNTQIQISKIEKQIAQSELQKAETEVKNDLLQIKTQLENSKKLYLQAQKYESAQNEAFKLSKERFEEGMNSFVEYNQTKLSLEAAKSNVIRNKYTHYFYNLVYKYYTGN, via the coding sequence TTGAGAAAGTATTTGTTCAAAATATTGATTTTTGTTTTTGTGAATTCTGTTTCAGGATTTGCCCAAAAAAACAATGCCCTCACGCTTGAAAGTTGTCTCGAAATGGCCATCAATAATAATTTTGATGTAAAAATCGCAGGACAAAAAGCCAATATTTCTGTCAGGAATCTTGAACAGAGTCAAAAAGAAAAGCTCCCGACTTTGTCCACAGATTTTTCTCAGGGTTTTAATTTGGGAAGAAATATTGACCCGGTGAGCAATCAATATGTAACACAACCTATCAATTCGGCTACACTTGGTCTTACCTCAAGCACGACTTTATACAAAGGAGATATCATCAAAAATACGGTTTCTTTGAACGAGAAGTTTCAAAAATCTGCAATGATTGATGCTGAAATCTTAAAATTTGATTTGAAAAAGGCCGTAACACTGGCATTTCTAGAGGTAGTTTTAAAACAGGAAATTTTGGATTTGAAGATTGAACAAAAGAAAATCATCGAAACTCAGATAACGAGAAATAATGCTTTGATTGAATTGGGTAATCTTCCAAAAAGTAGTCTGATTGAACTCAAAGCACAACTGGAAAATGAAACTTTGGGAATATTGGAAGCCGAGAATCAGCTTTTGGATGCTAAGAATTATTTGAAAAAAATAATGAATACTCCTGAGCTGGAAATCAAGGAAGTAAATGAACCTTTGGTGCCGGATCTGTCTAAAGCTTCAATTAATAAAACTGATAATTTGGTGGGTCTTCCTCTTTTATTACAAAAGAAACTGAATGTTGATATTGCTGAAAACCAAATCAAACTAAAAGAAGGTACCAAAAAGCCCTCTTTGTTTTTTACCGGTGGACTTTTTACCAATTATTCAAGTCAGGCAAACAGAAGGATAAAGTTTATTGGGGAGCCGCAGCAAGTTATCCAGGTTTCTGAAAATCAGTTTATTAGTATCAACGGAAATAATTTTCCTTTAAATGTGGTTTCGCAGGTTCCAAAAACCGAGGAAGTGAGATTTGGTTACCTTTCACAGTTGTTTTCAAACATTGGTTTAGGGCTGAAACTGAATTTAGAATATCCTATTTTGGATAAAAATTACAGAAACACGCAAATTCAGATTTCGAAAATAGAAAAACAAATCGCTCAATCTGAGCTTCAAAAAGCAGAAACGGAAGTAAAAAATGATTTGCTTCAGATAAAAACCCAGCTTGAAAATTCTAAAAAACTTTATCTACAGGCTCAAAAATATGAATCAGCACAAAATGAAGCCTTCAAACTTTCAAAAGAACGTTTCGAAGAAGGTATGAATTCATTTGTGGAATACAATCAGACTAAATTGAGTCTTGAGGCAGCAAAATCAAATGTTATCAGAAACAAATACACGCACTATTTCTACAACCTGGTTTATAAGTATTATACCGGAAATTGA
- a CDS encoding aldehyde dehydrogenase encodes MSSTSNNLVARPNLKPHYDNFINGKWTPPSTGQYFEVISPVDGKVMSKAAHSAKLDIENAVNAAHEAFKTWGKTSSTERSIILNKIADRIEANLEYIAAVETMDNGKAVRETMAADIPLTIDHFRYFAGVIRAEEGSISELDKDTVSIIVHEPIGVVAQIIPWNFPILMAAWKLAPALAAGNCVVLKPAESTPISIMVLMELIEDLLPAGVINIVNGFGAELGRTLVTNPKVAKAAFTGSTATGRMVMQYATENIIPVTLELGGKSPNIFFPSVMDADDEFLDKAIEGAVLFALNQGEVCTCPSRLLIHESIYEKFIEKVIARTKAIKVGHPLDPTVMMGAQASQIQKDKILSYINLGKEEGAELLCGGDVNHLGDELEGGYYIQPTLFKGHNKMRLFQEEIFGPVLAVTTFKTTEEAIEIANDTLYGLGAGVWTRDAHELYTVPRAIQAGRVWVNQYHAYPAGAPFGGYKQSGIGRENHKMMLGHYRQSKNMLISYNKNKLGFF; translated from the coding sequence ATGTCAAGTACAAGCAATAATTTGGTTGCTAGACCAAATCTGAAACCTCATTATGATAATTTTATCAATGGCAAATGGACACCGCCTTCAACCGGGCAATATTTTGAAGTAATCTCCCCTGTCGATGGAAAAGTAATGTCAAAAGCGGCACATTCTGCAAAACTTGATATCGAAAATGCCGTAAACGCTGCTCATGAAGCTTTCAAAACTTGGGGAAAAACTTCCTCCACTGAAAGGAGCATTATTCTCAACAAAATAGCCGACAGAATTGAAGCCAACTTAGAGTACATAGCTGCCGTAGAAACGATGGATAACGGAAAAGCTGTAAGAGAAACCATGGCTGCTGACATTCCTTTGACCATTGACCATTTCAGATATTTCGCCGGCGTGATTCGGGCAGAAGAGGGAAGCATTTCTGAGCTGGACAAAGATACCGTTTCTATCATTGTTCATGAGCCTATCGGTGTGGTGGCACAGATTATCCCCTGGAACTTCCCTATACTTATGGCCGCCTGGAAACTGGCACCGGCACTTGCGGCTGGTAACTGTGTGGTATTGAAACCTGCGGAAAGCACTCCAATTTCTATTATGGTTTTGATGGAACTGATTGAAGATTTGTTGCCGGCAGGGGTTATAAATATAGTCAATGGTTTTGGGGCCGAGCTGGGTCGTACATTGGTAACCAATCCAAAAGTAGCCAAAGCGGCATTTACAGGATCTACTGCCACAGGTAGAATGGTGATGCAATATGCCACAGAAAACATCATTCCGGTTACTTTGGAATTAGGTGGAAAATCACCCAACATTTTCTTCCCATCGGTAATGGATGCCGACGACGAGTTTCTTGACAAAGCCATCGAAGGTGCAGTACTTTTTGCTTTAAATCAAGGTGAAGTATGTACTTGTCCGTCCAGATTGCTGATTCATGAGTCGATTTATGAGAAGTTTATTGAAAAAGTGATTGCTAGAACAAAAGCCATAAAAGTTGGCCACCCGCTAGATCCAACGGTGATGATGGGAGCTCAGGCTTCGCAGATTCAGAAAGACAAAATACTTTCTTACATCAATTTGGGTAAAGAAGAGGGAGCCGAACTGCTTTGTGGCGGAGATGTAAATCATTTGGGAGATGAACTGGAGGGAGGATATTATATTCAGCCAACATTATTCAAAGGCCATAATAAAATGCGACTTTTCCAGGAAGAAATATTCGGGCCTGTTTTGGCGGTTACAACTTTCAAAACCACAGAAGAAGCCATTGAAATAGCAAATGACACACTTTATGGCCTGGGTGCCGGCGTGTGGACACGTGATGCACATGAACTATACACAGTGCCAAGAGCCATACAGGCAGGTCGCGTATGGGTAAATCAATACCATGCTTATCCGGCCGGGGCACCGTTTGGTGGATACAAACAATCCGGTATAGGACGAGAAAATCACAAAATGATGCTTGGACATTATCGCCAGTCAAAAAACATGTTGATTTCTTATAATAAAAACAAACTGGGTTTCTTTTGA
- a CDS encoding peptidase domain-containing ABC transporter has translation MDCGPTCLKMVAKHHGKTVDIQYLRDKCMITREGVSLRGISRAAELMGFRSLGVKIDFEQLLDAPLPCIAHWDQNHFVVVYDIKKKSGKYKVYVADPGKENLVYTREEFEKHWISIEDKEGIALLLETTPKFSEFEHEGPADSLSFKRVTNYLAKYKNLIIQLFIGLIAGTIITMVLPFLTQSVVDTGIQTKNLNFIFLIFIAQLMLFFGKAGLEFIRSWLLLHISSRVNLTIVSDFLIKLLNLPLSFFDTKMTGDILQRIGDHDEIEQFLSSTTLSFIFNAFTFLVFGFVLAYYDTTIFGIYLFSGALYVFWVRFFLKKRRTLNHTKFNYSAQNQSKIIQLISGVHDIKLTNSEKEKRWEWEHLQIKIFRLNLKTLALEQFQGTGAMVINEGKNIIISFIAAKSVIEGDLTLGGMMALQYIVGQLNGPIDSLVGFIQHYQDAKISLERLNEIHNLADEEPLESNFVNDFDLSEGLKIQNLTFAYPGIDKPTLNNINLNIPSGKVTAIVGSSGSGKTTLLKVILRFYEPTSGQIMIGENSLASILPSSWRAECGTVMQEGFIFSDSIAKNIAVGVDMIDYQRLLYSVKVANILPFIEQLPAGYNTKIGDEGIGISQGQKQRILIARAVYKDPNLIFFDEATNALDANNERVILQNLNNFFKGKTVVVVAHRLSTVKNADQIVVLENGTITEIGDHQSLISQKGSYYALVKNQLELG, from the coding sequence ATGGACTGTGGCCCCACATGTCTGAAAATGGTGGCCAAACATCATGGGAAAACCGTCGATATTCAATATCTGCGTGATAAATGCATGATCACCCGGGAAGGCGTTTCTTTACGGGGAATCAGCCGGGCAGCCGAATTGATGGGATTCAGGTCACTGGGTGTGAAAATTGACTTTGAACAACTCCTCGACGCCCCACTTCCTTGTATCGCCCATTGGGATCAAAATCACTTTGTGGTGGTTTATGATATCAAAAAAAAGTCAGGAAAATATAAAGTTTATGTAGCAGACCCGGGAAAAGAAAACCTGGTTTATACCCGCGAGGAATTTGAAAAACATTGGATTAGTATTGAAGATAAGGAGGGAATAGCCCTTTTGCTCGAAACCACACCAAAGTTTTCAGAATTTGAGCATGAAGGTCCAGCCGATTCGCTTAGTTTTAAGCGGGTTACCAATTACCTGGCCAAATACAAAAACCTCATCATTCAGCTATTTATAGGTTTAATCGCAGGCACGATCATTACAATGGTGTTGCCTTTTTTGACGCAATCGGTGGTCGATACAGGTATCCAGACCAAAAACCTCAACTTCATCTTTTTGATATTTATAGCACAGTTGATGTTGTTTTTTGGAAAAGCAGGCCTGGAATTTATCCGAAGCTGGCTGCTTTTACACATCAGTTCCAGGGTCAATCTTACCATCGTTTCAGACTTTCTGATTAAACTGCTCAATCTCCCGCTTTCATTTTTTGATACGAAAATGACAGGGGATATACTTCAACGTATCGGAGACCATGATGAGATAGAGCAATTTCTATCAAGTACTACGCTAAGTTTTATATTCAATGCATTTACATTCTTGGTTTTTGGATTTGTATTGGCATATTATGATACCACTATATTCGGAATCTATCTTTTTAGCGGTGCTTTATATGTTTTTTGGGTAAGATTTTTTCTTAAAAAAAGAAGAACACTCAACCATACAAAGTTTAATTATTCGGCTCAAAATCAGTCGAAAATAATACAGTTGATTTCTGGTGTTCATGATATTAAACTAACCAATTCTGAAAAAGAAAAACGTTGGGAATGGGAGCATCTGCAGATTAAGATATTTCGGCTAAATCTAAAAACCCTTGCTTTGGAGCAATTTCAGGGTACAGGTGCGATGGTTATCAACGAAGGAAAAAACATAATTATCTCGTTCATTGCTGCCAAATCAGTAATCGAAGGTGACCTCACCCTGGGTGGAATGATGGCCCTGCAATATATCGTTGGTCAGCTCAATGGCCCTATTGACAGTTTGGTCGGCTTTATTCAACACTACCAGGACGCGAAAATCAGTCTGGAAAGATTAAACGAAATTCATAATCTTGCCGATGAAGAACCATTGGAAAGTAATTTTGTCAATGATTTTGATCTTTCTGAAGGACTTAAAATTCAAAACCTCACTTTTGCTTATCCGGGCATAGATAAACCTACACTCAACAATATCAATCTTAATATTCCCAGCGGTAAAGTGACCGCAATAGTGGGCTCCAGTGGCAGCGGAAAAACCACGCTATTGAAGGTAATCCTGAGATTTTACGAACCAACTTCCGGGCAGATTATGATTGGAGAAAACAGCCTGGCAAGCATATTGCCTAGCTCATGGCGTGCAGAATGCGGTACCGTTATGCAGGAAGGATTTATTTTTTCGGATTCTATCGCCAAAAACATTGCAGTGGGTGTTGATATGATAGACTATCAAAGACTTTTGTATTCGGTAAAAGTGGCCAACATCTTGCCATTTATTGAACAGTTACCCGCCGGTTACAATACAAAAATTGGGGACGAAGGAATTGGTATAAGCCAGGGTCAAAAACAGAGAATATTGATAGCCAGAGCGGTTTACAAAGATCCCAATCTGATATTTTTTGATGAAGCAACCAACGCACTTGATGCTAATAATGAGCGGGTTATATTGCAAAATCTGAATAATTTTTTTAAAGGAAAAACGGTTGTCGTGGTTGCTCACCGACTGAGTACCGTAAAAAACGCAGACCAGATTGTAGTGCTTGAAAACGGCACAATCACAGAAATTGGCGATCACCAATCGCTTATTTCACAGAAAGGAAGCTATTATGCATTGGTAAAAAATCAACTCGAACTCGGATAA
- a CDS encoding helix-turn-helix transcriptional regulator, whose translation MDKMILLTIGKNLRKLRLFFGYSQQELSYILDVTQTTYSKWESDLKTPTIRNLIKVSQLYKIPLEDLVYDQLKFDHIQRSA comes from the coding sequence ATGGATAAAATGATTCTTCTAACCATCGGGAAAAACTTAAGAAAACTAAGATTATTTTTTGGTTACTCTCAGCAAGAGCTGTCTTATATTCTGGATGTAACCCAAACCACCTATTCCAAATGGGAAAGTGATTTGAAAACTCCGACTATCAGAAATCTTATTAAAGTGAGTCAGCTTTATAAAATTCCTTTAGAAGACCTTGTATATGACCAACTCAAGTTTGATCATATTCAAAGATCGGCCTAA
- a CDS encoding gliding motility protein GldC — MKSTQINFEILSDSNNSPERILWGNNEGVEVEEAKAITIGIWDAKGRGSMVIDLWNKEMHTLELKGFYLEVMKKIAETVRVATDDHVMGNIIDNACFQITSLLENEVGE; from the coding sequence GTGAAAAGCACTCAAATAAACTTCGAAATATTATCCGACTCCAACAATTCACCCGAGCGTATTCTGTGGGGCAACAACGAAGGAGTAGAAGTTGAAGAAGCAAAGGCCATCACGATTGGTATTTGGGATGCAAAAGGACGAGGCTCTATGGTGATTGATTTGTGGAACAAAGAAATGCACACGCTCGAACTAAAAGGATTTTATTTGGAAGTCATGAAAAAAATAGCAGAGACCGTCAGGGTAGCCACCGACGACCATGTTATGGGAAATATTATTGACAACGCGTGTTTTCAGATTACCTCATTGCTTGAAAACGAAGTAGGAGAGTAG